The following nucleotide sequence is from Coffea eugenioides isolate CCC68of chromosome 10, Ceug_1.0, whole genome shotgun sequence.
ATGCCCTtaccattaaataaataataatatattatgaTGCCAAATTCAATTGCCTTTTTTTGAgggtttttgttttttaaaggAAGGGTATTTGTTTATTACAAGAAGAGAATTTGAAGCACAGTTAGATTTAGGTTGAAATTAGATTAAAGTTGTTGTTTATATGGAAATGAAATCTTTAAACAACAGAAAgaacaaaaattccaagaaacgTTAGATCTGGAAACGGCCCTCAATAACTATAACTGATGAAGTGCCAATAGCGCATTATCCCCTGTATAGGAAAGAGAAACCATATCATCGGTATAAATAGAAACGTCACTCATGAATATATAAGTCATTCTAGTATTGTAGTCATGAATATATTAAATGTAATTTTGATTTGGTAGTTAAGTGATTTAGACTTTTGAGGATTTGGAGCAGGAACGGTTGGAGGAAACAACCATTCCGAAAGATTGATGGccaagatttggccaaaaaaatgtAAGATTCAGATTTCATCTTTTACATCGTTTTTCATACCATGTGTAGAGTTCACAAAATTTTATTCTATAGTTACATGTTGTGCAAAGTGAGTTACATCGTGTGCAAATTAGTAgagtgttaattgttggttattttattattaatttcccctttgtccctgccaaatattgttttaattgttaatATCTACTTACATTTGGTTATATATGGTatttggacttaatttcagggaatgaagcagaaaactacaaaaaatgaGGGACTTTCTGGAGACAATTGAGACTTCAAACAACCGGGCCCACATGGTGCTACAAACGGATTGCATTTTctttgctgattaggagattAGAGTCCTACTAGTAATaggaaacaaaataagaaggaaagcCTCGGTTGGTGCAGGAAGTTTTTTTGGGTTGTGCTTGTTTCTTATTCGGCGGGACCACGTAGAGAAGTTAGGAATTGTTTTAGATTAGGGACAGttagtttttcttttgggtGATTATTCATTGGCCGCTGCTTTTCTTTTATCATTGTATCGCTTTTTGCGTTTCTTCGATTAGACTACTGGAAAACAAATTTTCTTTCTCGATTAATAGCAAGAAACCAATGCCTTTGAAATCAATGGAATTGTGCGGAaattttcttatgaggcgtggctacGCCTTttatctagtcaaggatcaattCAACGGTGCAGTCTCGGATATCTGtgaaatttaattaattttcatGCATtctttaatttgttaatatttgcatgttgtctacttgaattttcatgggattattttgttaattgaatgtcaagggcccgatgttcaatgtgactTGTTAATCCCCTGccaaattagtcaattaaatcagTAATTATTTAAtcgattaatattagtggcaattAGTATTTTTACACACTAGGgctctacaaaaaaaaaagataagaagGCGTAATATATAGAAACAACAATCTTCCTGCAGCATCACTCAGTCTGTTTTGGATTATCCAATGCAATATTCCTTCACTTCCTGAAAGATGGCTAAAAATCTGAACTCAACATTTGTTTGATTGAGCTTGTTGGAAATCTAAAGAGTACAGATAAATATTTATGTTGCAAAACATATTTAGTTTCTAGCCTATTTTCAGTTACTCCAGATTGCTTTTAATGCCAATTATGAAGCCTATTTGATGTTATCTATGCAATAATTTTCTCAGAAATGAAGTTTGATTACACTGTTATAATGAAGCATTTCTCAGGAAGTCATTGAAAATTGAGAGAGATTTCTGTGTAACTGAAGTTCAGATTATTACTGACATTACCTACAGACGTACAATTGTATCTTGAAGCTGTACCGTAAGAACATGGATCAGGCCCTTGAGCTCATTCAATGATCAGGTGGTGGTGGTAGAGCTAATGACGAACAGACTTCTCAATATGGAGGAGCTCTTTTGCAACATCAAGCATATCTGGTCTATTAGCTCTTTCATATTCTGTGCATCTTAAAGCCAGATCCAGGAACGCCAGCAAATTCTGCCTGAGCCCGTCACTGTTTTCTCCTTCAATAATCTGTGGATCCAAAATTTGGTTAATTTGAGCATTGTCAAGGCAGTCTTTGATGTAATCTCTGACATGAATCGGTTCTACTGTTCCTTCTTGATACTTCATTATCGCTGTTTCTCCACTGAAAAGCACAAGCATGAGCATCCCAAAGCCATAAACATCTGTCTTCTGAGTAATAAAGCCTGTAATTGCGTATTGAGGCTCTAAGTATCCAAATGTCCCTTTAACACGATCTTCCACCTGCAGTTCTCCAGGAGGAAGAGATATTGAAAATGTGAAGTCAAAAAGTTTAGCAACACCACATTGGTCTATTATCACTTTATTTGGCGTCAAATCTCTATAAATAATCGGTGTAGGAAACACAGAATGAAGATAACCAATAACATTGGTGAAGAAGCGCTGAGCTTCCCCGAGGAGAGCTGACCTGATCAGCTCGGGGTGTCGATGGGAGAGCTGATCCAAGACCTGCAAAACAGAGAAGATGAGCTAACAGAGGGGGCCCGAGGGTTGTCCCCGAGGGCGCTCCGACGGCCAAGTTAGTTTTCCGATGGGTCAGGTTCACGGGAAGTAGCAACTGCCCAGAGTAAATTGTCaatagtgagcgtaccttgtACAGTGGATGTGTGTTATTATTTATACCTTCAAGGGAGCCCGACCTCCGCACGACGCGGGACTTGCCCCGCATAGATGGTATCCCGCACTCAGGGGGATTACCCCCGACCTCTTCGGGGAGGACCTTCGCCTCCCCTGGGAGCCCTAGTCGGTACGGCCCGGGGCCGCTCCTAGGGATCTGAGGGCCAAGGCCCAGCTCGGCCAttcctgggctgccacgtgtctgGGCCCAGAATGGGGCCTCTGCACTAGCCCCCTAGATTAGGTAGGACTGTCAGGCAGACCTAATCTACCTCCGCCACGTGGGAGGCCAGAGCCGCGCACTACTCTGCCAAGGTCACTTCTGGTACAGGGCTGTCACAGGGACGCTGCGCCCGCGTCCTTTCAGCTGTCCCGCCTCTTCGAGTTTCGTGCCAGCATTAAATGCGTTCACATGGGGGTCGGTTCAAATTCATGCAACCGTTCTTCCTCCACCCTTCCCCCCATAAATAGGGGATGCCAAATTCTCCTCTGTCCCATTTGCCATTTCCGCTTCTTCTTGTGCATTTCAAGTTATCACTCCCCCTGTGCACCCACAATTCCGTCCCCCAGCAACTTCCGGCGTCCTGTGCCCAGATTCCGGCGAGCCTTCAGTCCTTCTCCTGCCGTCATCAGTAAGTCCTTTTTGCgattcatcctccctctttgCAGTGTCTCTTTTACCTTCTGCCGCCTCCCATTTTTTATGTCGGATCATTCCGGCGCCTCTTCCTCTGTTGCTATAATTTCCGTCCGCCGCAGAGCCCCCCGGATCACCGTTCTTTCCTCGCCTTCCCCCTCATCTTCATCACCATCTTCTCCTCCTCCcccttcctcttcttctttctctagCCCCAACTTCCACACCTCAGACCTACTTGAGCCTACCGATACCATGAGTTCTCCGTCTGCCCACTCCCCTTCGGCCCAAGCCCTTGAGGAGGCAGCCGAGCTCGACGCGCTCATCGCGCGGCAGGCTACCTCCACTCCCTCCCCCAAATCCCCCCATGATTCCCCTGGCGGAGCCCAGGAGGGTGCCGGGGAGGATAGGGACTCATCGGGTGGGTCCCCTGCTCCCGAGCAGGGGAATGATTCTGAATTCTCCTATGGCTATCCCGACCTGCAGGAGGCCACCCTTTCTCCCCAGGATTTGGCCGAGCTGGCTAGGTCGTACTCCATCCCTCCAGCCTACGAGCCGAGGTGGGCCGGGCCCGACGACCGGGCCTGCCGGCCTCCTCCTGGCTTCGTAGCCATCTATAGGGAGCAGCTCATCGCAGGGCTCCGTCTCCCCATCCATCCAGCTCTAACCGAGATTCTGAACCACTGGGGGCTCAGAATCACACAGCTCCATCCCACCTCTATCAGGATCATCACCGGATTCCTGATCTACTGCCTTCTCTGCGACATCCCTTactctctctccctcttccGAGCTGCCTTCATTCTTAAGGCCGCCCTCCCGGGGTGGTACTACTTCTCCCGCCGTGGCCCCCAGACCAAGGGGGAAAAGGGGCCCAGGAGTTGTTCTACGGGCTCCCCTCCTCCGTGAAGGACTGGAAGGAGGACTTCTTCTTTGTCAGGTCCACACATTTTCCCCCCAATGTGTGGAAGGTTGGGGGAGTCAAGGCCGACCCCTACCCGGAGGACCTGGACTACGAGACCCTCGGCCAGTTGTTGGGTTCCAAGGTGAAGCTCGATGTCACCAAGATCTCCACTGAGCAGATCTCCGCAGCCGGGCTGATGGGGACGGTGTCCGGATCCTCTGGGGAGGTGGCCACCCCCCAGCCCAAACTCGACACCTGTAACGCTGGTCTTGCCCCTGTCGCATTTGTAGTATATAGTTTTCCTTTTTTACCCTTAACTGTCTTGCGTTTGGCTGATCTGGTGGTGTTCATTGCAGTGAGGAAGCTCTCCCAGCTACTGGGCGCGCCCCTCGAGGAGGCCACTCCCGACCCCCAGCCTGAGGCTGCTCGGGGGGTCCCAGGTGGGGCGTCCACCCCGGGGGACGGCTCAGCCCCCCAGAAAGAGACGTCACAACCCTCCCCCTCCAAGCAGGCCGCCAACAAGAAGAAAGCGGCCGGGCAGAAGAGGGGCAGGGCTGAGGAGGCCTCCCAGGTCGGGCAAAAGAGGCCCGCGCCGGCTGTTCCCTCGCCGCTCCTCCTTGTGCCATCTGGGGGTCCCGTCCACGTGGGCGTTGGCTCCGCTGAGGAGCATGCTCTGGAGTCCCCTCCTCCGAGCTTGTGGCACTTCCGCCACATCCTCCCCCAGAAGCCGGGCCAAGCCCCCACTATGCACGATCCCCGCCACTTCTGCCCCTCCTGGAAGCTCTCCATCAACGACCGGGTCCAATTCCCTGAGGCAGCTCGGGAGCTGATGGTGG
It contains:
- the LOC113750834 gene encoding non-functional pseudokinase ZED1-like, with translation MAELGLGPQIPRSGPGPYRLGLPGEAKVLPEEVGGNPPECGIPSMRGKSRVVRRSGSLEGINNNTHPLYKVLDQLSHRHPELIRSALLGEAQRFFTNVIGYLHSVFPTPIIYRDLTPNKVIIDQCGVAKLFDFTFSISLPPGELQVEDRVKGTFGYLEPQYAITGFITQKTDVYGFGMLMLVLFSGETAIMKYQEGTVEPIHVRDYIKDCLDNAQINQILDPQIIEGENSDGLRQNLLAFLDLALRCTEYERANRPDMLDVAKELLHIEKSVRH